One genomic window of Brachionichthys hirsutus isolate HB-005 chromosome 22, CSIRO-AGI_Bhir_v1, whole genome shotgun sequence includes the following:
- the LOC137911057 gene encoding mucin-6, translated as MTSQRWLLVVCLAVLSGTMTSLKSSEAQTYTCRTFGSGVVQPFNGSSFYLRSNCLFTLTRLTHNRVECDITIRRGDNGLLVQVEIIINKIKTVLQDGRILVEKKSVSLPYDHTYQHIFQYGLYTKLKSSLLPLSVTWHNVPGGVDTLWVVLDQELSGAMTGLCGKLNTPAIGQQLIVDSELPDEACQTLDPASAANLICNRFFSYTLDCLRAGVRHHLRLCQENIYKYETNKYVSCAFFKEVAESCGEKSFVWDAWRAVTKCEKPGCPGELVYVERGAAFAPSCSNPNPRLSTEDLISSCVCPKEKVLNDHVDGFHCVHVSNCPCVFAGKSYSTGDTRSTKCQSCVCESGKWHCSESICPTSCLIEGQFVTSFDGKQFVVPGKCTYVASQGSNWTITVQFSKKAPSLETVNLQLYQETYTFSHNMAKVGEEEITELHQSDHALVFWQSSTYIQVHTSIGIKIQVQMSPEIQLCITPLTNHSTMISGLCGNNNNDTRDDFTTSSGIVENAAQPFALSWSVDVCAVNIPSTCISTDNEIFGDEMCSVLNDPSGIFATCHVHIPPDYYHTACVQRACNCGGGLQQCLCVALGSYAKACASLAVDVGDWRAATNCTLTCQTNQVFSYHVQACNRTCRSLSGPDPRCGLGDAPVEGCGCPEGTHLNQGHTCTPKAECVCHYYGGTIPPGSSAVDGRICICENGELKCSEDCGCRNGKVCVHCGGYPMNTAQKTCDSLSKPMVTNMTCDSGCYCPHNQYEDHRENCVPLENCTCVYSGSVFTAGQRVRTNCKTCVCGRGQWHCTDEPCPGTCQVYGNGHYQSFDSKWYRFDGHCQYTLVEDDCGTGNGSFSVRVETVPCCDEALTCSRSIVLDLQGAVTLTLSDMTVTQRRHDGWTLQADPLYSTHTVGLYIIVSVPSRGITLVWDKHTRITIELHAHWRNRVCGLCGNFDSSEMNDLQISLSEVVSSPLAFGNSWKIPTPPCTDVTAEIFPCERNSYCAAWAQRRCMILTGDTFKDCHLKVDPQPYYHACVQESCSCEFEGKFLGFCTAVAAYAEACSDQDVCVQWRTPDLCPVYCDYYNEQALCTWHYDACGEMLTCSERNYFPHKLEGCYPRCSKETPYYDENTGECTNLKNCTCYFNDTIVQPAAVVLIHSIECRCENGKVSCPLCECKDLKKKKSWRCGEAWTEDCFHKACTNKTIALTPVVCPESAIPVCPRNQVTNVFDGCCETWKCDCLCELYGDPHYITFQGLTFDFMEDCTYILVEEQSPRHHLTIAVDNYYCVPGLEGSCAKGVILIYQDSIARLNIIPQLLTVQATLNNTIIMPPYEENGWRFETTGYIVTVAIPEIRSRVSVSPFWTLEVSLAMEHFHNNTQGQCGVCGVGSCVRKGGQLEDDSCCEKTAHDWVYADPSKPACYSAPRDVPCHNRITPAPTSVTPTTTSCPASSLCELLHHPAFSNCSRYVNLIQKRQNCQFDSCRNGVCSALEQAADECKKAGFCIDWRKLTNGSCGVLCPKGLVFHECPEKLDDFCHGGVRYPGASLENNSTGCFCPSGQFKAGNHSNICVSDCSYCKGPLGEPRRPGEVWESNCYTCTCNNQTCTEECIPKPSVTPTCSPNAVLMNTSCCGDQMCVDKTCSHDGKTFQLGDKWRDTSYPCTSFSCSIEGVQTDTKVCPTEHCNGGCAAKVTSINTTVDSCSATVRVPICQGHCGSEPRIVLMGNLQVEQKHQCCKEWRSERRPMTLQCSDRTTRQYTYNHITSCECRACFILR; from the exons ATGACCTCACAGCGATGGTTGCTGGTCGTCTGTCTCGCCGTCTTATCAGGTACGATGACATCACTCAAGTCATC TGAAGCTCAGACAT ACACTTGCAGAACCTTTGGAAGTGGGGTTGTCCAGCCTTTCAACGGTTCCAGTTTCTATCTGCGGTCCAACTGCCTGTTCACCCTCACCCGTCTCACCCACAACCGGGTGGAATGCGATATCACCATACGGCGTGGTGACAACGGGCTCCTGGTCCAAGTTGAGATAATCATCAACAAAATCAAGACTGTGCTGCAGGATGGAAGAATCCTGGTGGAGAAAAAAAG TGTTTCCCTTCCATACGACCACACCTACCAGCACATCTTTCAGTATGGCCTCTACACCAAGCTGAAGAGCTCTCTGCTCCCGCTGTCCGTCACCTGGCACAACGTCCCCGGGGGGGTCGACACTCTGTGG GTGGTGCTGGACCAGGAGCTGAGCGGCGCCATGACTGGACTGTGTGGGAAGCTCAACACCCCAG CCATCGGCCAGCAGCTGATCGTGGACAGCGAGCTTCCTGACGAGGCATGCCAAACCCTGGATCCAGCCTCTGCCGCCAATCTG atatgcAACCGTTTCTTTTCATACACCTTGGATTGTCTGCGAGCCGGGGTGCGCCATCACCTCCGACTCTGTCAggagaacatttacaaatacGAAACAAACAAGTATGTCAGCTGCGCTTTCTTCAAAGAAGTGGCCGAGTCGTGTGGAGAAAAGAGCTTCGTGTGGGACGCATGGAGAGCCGTGACCAAATGTG AGAAGCCGGGTTGTCCGGGAGAACTGGTTTACGTCGAGAGGGGAGCAGCTTTCGCTCCCAGCTGCTCCAACCCAAACCCCAGACTGTCCACCGAGGATCTCATCAGCTCCTGTGTCTGCCCAAAAG AGAAGGTGCTCAATGATCACGTGGATGGATTTCACTGCGTGCACGTGTCAAACTGCCCCTGTGTGTTTGCTGGCAAGAGCTACTCAACCGGAGACACGCGCAGCACCAAGTGTCAGTCATG tgtgtgtgagagtgggaAATGGCACTGCTCAGAAAGCATCTGCCCCACCAGCTGCCTCATTGAAGGGCAGTTTGTGACATCATTCGATGGCAAACAGTTTGTGGTACCCGGTAAATGTACATATGTTGCATCGCAG GGTTCAAACTGGACAATAACGGTTCAGTTCTCCAAGAAGGCACCGTCCCTAGAAACGGTCAATCTTCAGCTTTATCAG GAAACGTACACATTCTCACACAACATGGCAAAAGTTGGCGAGGAGGAGATCACTGAGCTTCATCAGTCGG ATCATGCTCTGGTCTTCTGGCAGTCCTCCACGTACATCCAGGTCCACACGTCCATTGGCATAAAGATCCAGGTCCAGATGTCCCCTGAAATCCAGCTGTGCATCACCCCACTCACAAACCACAGCACGATGATCTCAG GCCTCTGTGGAAACAACAATAACGACACCAGAGACGACTTCACCACCAGCAGCGGGATCGTTGAGAACGCGGCTCAGCCTTTCGCTCTGTCCTGGAGTGTGGATGTTTGTGCAGTGAACATTCCCAGCACCTGCATCAGCACAGACAACG AAATATTTGGCGATGAAATGTGCTCTGTGTTGAATGACCCAAGCGGGATATTTGCAACGTGCCATGTCCACATTCCACCTGATTACTACCACACA GCCTGCGTTCAGAGAGCATGTAACTGTGGCGGCGGCCTGCAGCAGTGCTTGTGTGTTGCTCTGGGCAGTTATGCCAAAGCCTGTGCCAGTCTGGCTGTTGATGTGGGCGACTGGAGGGCAGCTACCAACTGCA CTCTGACATGTCAGACGAATCAAGTATTCTCTTACCATGTGCAAGCCTGCAACCGCACGTGCCGCTCTTTATCTGGCCCCGACCCCCGCTGTGGGCTGGGCGACGCCCCTGTAGAGGGCTGTGGCTGTCCAGAGGGAACTCACCTGAACCAAGGACACACCTGTACCCCAAAGGCAGAGTGTGTTTGTCACTACTATGGTGGTACGATACCACCGGGGTCATCCGCTGTTGACGGACGAATTTG CATCTGTGAGAATGGAGAGCTGAAATGTTCGGAGGATTGTG GCTGCAGAAACGGAAAGGTGTGTGTTCACTGTGGAGGATACCCGATGAACACAGCGCAGAAAACCTGCGACAGTCTCAGTAAACCGATG GTGACCAACATGACCTGCGATAGCGGCTGCTACTGCCCACACAACCAGTATGAGGATCACCGTGAAAACTGCGTGCCTCTGGAGAACTGCACCTGCGTGTACAGCGGCAGCGTGTTCACTGCAGGACAACGCGTCAGGACAAACTGCAAAACCTG TGTCTGCGGTCGGGGTCAGTGGCACTGCACAGACGAGCCGTGTCCTGGGACATGCCAAGTATATGGAAATGGTCACTACCAGAGCTTTGACTCCAAATGGTACCGTTTTGATGGACACTGCCAGTACACGCTTGTAGAG GATGACTGTGGAACGGGAAACGGCAGCTTCTCTGTCAGAGTGGAGACGGTGCCCTGCTGCGACGAGGCTCTGACCTGCTCCCGCTCCATCGTCCTGGACCTGCAG GGTGCAGTCACCCTGACACTGAGCGACATGACGGTGACCCAAAGGCGCCATGACGGGTGGACTTTACAGGCGGACCCGCTTTACTCCACCCACACTGTGGGGCTCTACATCATCGTCTCAGTGCCGAGCAGAGGGATCACTCTCGTCTGGGACAAACACACCCGCATCACCATAGAGCTGCATGCGCACTGGAGG AACCGGGTTTGTGGCCTCTGTGGAAACTTTGACTCCAGTGAGATGAATGATCTGCAGATAAGTCTCTCAGAAG TGGTGTCCAGTCCGCTGGCGTTTGGAAACAGCTGGAAAATCCCCACACCTCCATGCACTGATGTGACCGCTGAAATATTTCCATGTGAACGCAACTCATACTGCGCCGCTTGGGCCCAGCGGCGCTGCATGATCCTTACAGGAGACACGTTCAAAGACTGCCACTTAAAA GTGGACCCCCAGCCCTACTACCATGCCTGTGTGCAGGAGTCCTGCTCTTGTGAGTTCGAGGGGAAGTTCCTGGGCTTCTGCACGGCTGTGGCAGCCTACGCAGAGGCCTGCAGTGACCAGGATGTTTGCGTACAATGGAGAACTCCTGATTTGTGTC CGGTCTACTGTGACTACTACAATGAGCAGGCACTGTGTACCTGGCACTATGACGCCTGTGGAGAGATGCTGACCTGCAGCGAACGCAACTACTTCCCTCACAAACTGGAGG GTTGCTACCCCAGATGTTCAAAGGAGACGCCATACTATGATGAAAACACTGGTGAATGCACAAATTTGAAAAACTGCACATGTTATTTTAATGACACAATTGTTCAGCCTGCTGCAGTGGTGCTGATCCACTCCATTGAATG CCGCTGTGAAAATGGGAAAGTCAGCTGTC CACTGTGTGAGTGTAAagatctgaagaagaagaaaagctggCGCTGTGGTGAAGCATGGACGGAGGACTGCTTCCATAAGGCGTGCACGAATAAGACCATAGCGCTGACCCCAGTGGTTTGTCCCGAGTCTGCCATTCCAGTCTGCCCCAGGAATCAAGTCACAAACGTTTTTGACGGATGCTGTGAAACATGGAAGTGTGATT GTCTCTGTGAGCTATATGGAGATCCGCATTACATCACTTTCCAAGGTCTAACCTTTGATTTTATGGAGGATTGCACCTACATCTTGGTGGAGGAGCAGTCACCACGTCATCATCTGACCATTGCTGTGGACAACTACTACTGTGTGCCTGGTCTTGAAGGCTCCTGTGCTAAAGGCGTCATTTTGATTTATCAGGACAGTATAGCTAGACTCAATATCATCCCACAACTGCTTACAGTGCAG GCCACTCTGAACAACACGATTATAATGCCACCATACGAGGAGAATGGGTGGCGCTTTGAGACTACGGGGTACATCGTCACCGTCGCCATCCCGGAGATCCGCTCTCGTGTTTCTGTAAGTCCGTTTTGGACCCTGGAGGTGAGCTTGGCCATGGAGCACTtccacaacaacacacaagGTCAATGTG gtgtgtgtggtgttggaTCGTGTGTTCGTAAAGGAGGGCAGCTGGAGGATGACAGCTGCTGTGAAAAGACAGCTCATGACTGGGTTTACGCTGACCCATCGAAGCCAGCCTGCTATTCTGCACCTAGAGATGTACCGTGTCACAACCGGATCACTCCGGCGCCAACCAGCGTGACCCCTACcaccacttcctgtcctgcgaGCTCCCTATGTGAGCTGCTGCACCACCC AGCCTTTTCAAATTGCAGCCGGTATGTgaacctgatccagaagagGCAGAACTGTCAATTTGATTCCTGCAGGAATGGAGTTTGTTCTGCACTGGAGCAAGCTGCTGATGAGTGCAAGAAAGCTGGCTTCTGCATTGACTGGAGGAAACTAACTAATGGAAGCTGTG GCGTGTTATGTCCAAAGGGATTGGTTTTCCACGAGTGTCCTGAAAAACTGGACGACTTCTGCCATGGAGG AGTGCGCTACCCAGGGGCCTCCCTCGAGAACAATAGCACAGGTTGCTTTTGTCCCAGTGGCCAGTTCAAGGCAGGAAATCACTCAAACATCTGCGTGTCCGATTGTTCCT ATTGCAAGGGGCCACTCGGGGAGCCAAGACGA CCAGGAGAGGTGTGGGAGTCCAACTGTTACACATGTACATGTAATAACCAGACTTGTACAGAGGAGTGTATTCCAAAACCTTCAGTGACACCTACCTGCAGCCCCAACGCTGTGTTAATGAACACATCTTGCTGCGGTGATCAGATGTGTG TTGATAAGACATGCAGTCACGATGGAAAAACATTCCAG CTGGGAGACAAATGGAGGGACACCTCTTATCCCTGCACGTCGTTCAGTTGCAGCATTGAAGGCGTTCAGACTGATACTAAAGTCTGTCCGACAGAACACT GTAACGGAGGCTGCGCTGCGAAGGTGACCAGCATCAACACGACTGTGGACAGCTGCAGCGCCACTGTGAGGGTCCCCATTTGTCAGGGCCACTGTGGGTCTGAGCCCAG GATTGTATTAATGGGTAacctgcaggtggagcagaaGCACCAGTGCTGTAAGGAGTGGCGTTCAGAGAGGAGGCCGATGACCCTGCAGTGCTCAGACCGCACTACCAGACAATACACCTACAACCACATCACCAGCTGTGAGTGCAGAGCCTGCTTCATACTGCGCTGA